Below is a window of Leptidea sinapis chromosome 4, ilLepSina1.1, whole genome shotgun sequence DNA.
actataaccaacagcaagcattagcaacctacaaataagacttaaggatatgtgtaacaggactaagtagtgttcatagctccaaatgctatacttacaccacaaaacttgtctaaaaacaccatgtttgcgtgttttctgcttactcttcgccttaatctTGATCTTGGATTACATAAAACGCCCTCTGGAACTTGAAACTAAGAATGTCTTTCATCACTGTAGTCTTTATTTTCATCTATCTTAGATCTTTTATCAGACCATTGTTAAATGCCCTGTGTGTCTTTTTCACCTATAAATTTTCGATTGTATTATGAGATGCAACTCGAAGTTAGCACGTATCATTTTCCGCGAACAATGTTGATAAACGCGCTGTGGGAGTACTTTGCGATGGACTCGCATTATTCTTTTTCTCCCGCAAGACGAGTGTTACCATGGACTGTCTCACCTTATCGCTGTCGCTAAATTACAAACTTCATTACCTCCTATCATGTAgctcctccctgcgtcgtaatcctcagtactcaGGGTCGTGACCAtccctctgtatcactttctcacgtatgatcgctctccatctattcctgtctctggcggtgtgaaaggcatttTGAACCGTAGACTCGAGGGCGAAGCGGATCTgatcggaccatcgtgttggactgcatccacgaggcctcttcccatctattttgcccaccacaatgagcctctcaaggtttccatcgtccttccttgcgaaTGTAGCAAATCatctttattatgtatattcaggggcgtgcatagATTTTCTAGGCACTgcagatctaactagtcgtagttgagctttcgAGTATGAAAGGATGCTTATCGTAGGTATAGTAGGTAGTAGTaaggataataataattaaacttaattaactttaacactagttcTATGTTTAATTAGGTTcatagcaaggtaggcactgcctatttgcctatatgatatgcacgcccctgattatCATTCAAAATATTGATAGCAGCGAAACAATTATAAAAACTCATTTCCTTACTCGAGGCAAAAACTTTTGTGAGTACTTGCAAATCTCATTGGAAGATTTATAGGAATGaaccaatattttttactataacaattaaatttcaaaaaaataaaaatcaatatagttttataaaaaaatgtaatcatATCATATTCGAATTAACTTAACATATCTTGTATTTCCTTAAGAGTCTTTCCTTTCGTCTCTGGCAAACAGAAATATGTGAAGAGGAACGCCAGGATACATGATGCACCAAAGAGCCAGAAGGTAACATCTCCACCTAGAGCCTCTACCATGCTATTAAAGCTCGTGGTAAGAGCAAAACCGACAAGCCAAGTCATTGTGATGGCTAACGCTGAGCCGTTCGACCGCACATTGACCCTGAACATCTCACCAACTATTGCATTGGGTATTGTTCCAAAtcctacaaaaattaaaaacatgtgtcagttatattattataataatttgttgatGTGTTAACATCattattgtcatttaaaaaaaacttacctgCTTCGTAGCAGAAGAAATATACAATTAGTGCAACTAATGGTAGCCATCCAATACTTTCTAACCATGAACTTCCAATTCTGTCCAGATAGAAGTACAATCCTAATAATGACTGAAAAAAAGccaaataattaatatgcttTAGGTCTGGATGCCAATACAATAACACCAATAATCAACAGTGAATTTTAAacgttgaatatttttaaactatgcATATAGAATGCATCTTCTAACACGAAAatcgtattaatataaaatatataataatcctTTGAATCTGTAATGTTTCGTAATAGAAATACGTTTTAATCGAAGCCCAAACTTTGATTTTGGAttagaaacataaaaaattaccaaGACATTTGGGCGTAACAAAAACTAAGATGTAGTTTtcgatttttacaataatgtattaaatttgtagaaacaaaattaaatagataatCAAATAAATCTTACCAAGCTGAACGCGCAAGCAGCCATAGATATCAACAGAAGTTTCTTTCTTCCTGACCGCTCTACAAAAGCAGGTGCGATCAAACTTGATACTAATCTTGTGACACCAATTATAATTGTTGCTACATCAGACCTTATTGTAGACCCGGCTAACTCAAATATGGTTGTCGCAAAGAATAATACGACTGCAACACCACTGGTTTGCTGGAATGCCCCAAGTGTAAACGTTATGAAGAGGGACATCCTGTTTGATTTGATTGTAAATATTTCAGTCCAATCCTCAATTTTTGTTGTCGCGGCATGATGCTTGCTGGAGAAAGTTTCAAGGATTTTTTCGACATCACCAGACCTTCCAAGCCGGTTGAGAGTCTTAGTTGCCTGAATGTCTTTTCCTGGAATTGAATTATGAAGATCATAAATCTACgagttattttttcaataatatagtcaaatttaaactttatttatcaataaaaaggttgagctcgtgagaagaacacacaagaaactcaacgaccactcttttctatcaaatagattttacaatggctatacaaaagaaattagtttgtaaggcgcTGGTTCCAATATAtcaatcgtgtttaaataatataaatgatttcataaaaagtaataaataataaatggtataaatataaattatcgtgtattggatgcatcaacctttagagcttgaattcattgtttgagtaaggatgcttcgtgaacatgatgatcGTATAAGAGTAAGTGCATCCAACTACTTAATAtaaactataacaggtcgacctggcaccacaagcagcacccgttcacgagttgacgcat
It encodes the following:
- the LOC126979728 gene encoding facilitated trehalose transporter Tret1-like isoform X2; its protein translation is MVYAIRVISGLGMGITTVGNIVYVGEIASTHIRGILLTSTSIVGISGTLLVYAVVPYVSYVTTGYIALAIALLHITAIVFIVPESPVYYAMKGKDIQATKTLNRLGRSGDVEKILETFSSKHHAATTKIEDWTEIFTIKSNRMSLFITFTLGAFQQTSGVAVVLFFATTIFELAGSTIRSDVATIIIGVTRLVSSLIAPAFVERSGRKKLLLISMAACAFSLSLLGLYFYLDRIGSSWLESIGWLPLVALIVYFFCYEAGFGTIPNAIVGEMFRVNVRSNGSALAITMTWLVGFALTTSFNSMVEALGGDVTFWLFGASCILAFLFTYFCLPETKGKTLKEIQDMLS
- the LOC126979728 gene encoding facilitated trehalose transporter Tret1-like isoform X1 gives rise to the protein MEQKYEYSTIGARKMETSIKFQLIIIACINIGQVIVGYSVGWSAPIIPKLQNTTDSPLDEPITDLEASWVGSLLYIGAMVGPYVTGILSNLIGRKPCLLIGGFLNIISYILVVTTKNIAMVYAIRVISGLGMGITTVGNIVYVGEIASTHIRGILLTSTSIVGISGTLLVYAVVPYVSYVTTGYIALAIALLHITAIVFIVPESPVYYAMKGKDIQATKTLNRLGRSGDVEKILETFSSKHHAATTKIEDWTEIFTIKSNRMSLFITFTLGAFQQTSGVAVVLFFATTIFELAGSTIRSDVATIIIGVTRLVSSLIAPAFVERSGRKKLLLISMAACAFSLSLLGLYFYLDRIGSSWLESIGWLPLVALIVYFFCYEAGFGTIPNAIVGEMFRVNVRSNGSALAITMTWLVGFALTTSFNSMVEALGGDVTFWLFGASCILAFLFTYFCLPETKGKTLKEIQDMLS